ttgatataaatatcTAAATACATACATAAACTATGTTATGTATGTTTATAGATTTGCATTGTTTTATTGCGTCcgttaattatttaaaattcataGTACACAAATGTTGTGGTTGTCTTTATAAGGCCTAATAACATAAAATGGGGACATTTATatacacaaaaaatatttaataatataattaaaaaataaataggtGCTTAAAAGTTAAGAgaacggtttgtttgtttgttggttggttggttggttaatTGGTTATTCTTAAATGCTATATTTGAAGGAATTGAAGGCGGTTATTTGATTGCATAGTGTGTTTGTCGCAAGTGTTGGTGTTACAAAGAGTAAAGGTAGTTTGTAGtagcagtagtagtagtagttgttgtAGGTTTACAATAATTTGTTAATAGCTATATAATTATACTCATATATACTGGTTCGTTAGAGgacttttttttgatattttatttagttgtttttttttaggggATTTTGGTCCTTTTTTTACCCCATGGCTATGGCTATGGCTAGTTTAGTGGCATTTAGACCCTTGTGGTCATTTTAACTGCACTGCTTGCTTCAGGCAAAGTTATTGATGTTGCTGCTGCAGGGGACTTGATTGATTCGCTGCTTTTGCTTGGGGCACTTCTTAGTTCGGGCGGCAAATAGATTTTGACTACGCTGGTGATCTTAACTCTACAATTGGGACATTTGTCGCAGCGTGAGGCACATTGATCACAGGCCATGATATGGCCACAGGGATTAAACATTGAATTGATGGCATTATCCATGCAAATTTTACAGGTCATTGCCTCTGAGATTCTGGTGACTACGCAGCGTTCAATGGCAGCTTCACGTTCTGCTTTTTCACGTAGCATTCTATCCAATTTACTGGCCATTATTGTAGCACTGCAGCTGTCATTATTGTCTTCCGAAACCTCACCCAAGCCCAAGCTGTTTAGATCATGCTCCTCACTTGCATTCGCCTCACTATCTTCACGAACTTGCATTGAGGTAACAATGCCACGCTTATGCAGTATACGTCTGGCTTCTTCGATTACTTCGCGGCTGGTTTGACGTATATCGAATATGTATTTCTTGCCCAGTTCGGTGTCTTCTTTGAACATGGAGGCAATGGTCCCCTTGAGATCTCTGGTAAATTGATTTGTCACCACTCCACGCACCTTGTCGCACACATAAAAGGCATGGCGTTCGGTAATCGATCTATACAGACCCTCCGCAATGCAGTGTTTGggtaatttgatatctatttcacGACGATCATTGTTGTCATCTACATATTCTAGCTTAAATGTTCGTTTAAATGATTTTGCAGCAGCTATGGCGCTAAACGGAATgctgaaaagaaaagaaaaaacccTGTTAGACTCTATTTCGTTAGGTGTTAGAAGGCAAAGCTTTAACTTACTTCTTATCACTGTCAACCGTGGAAACTCTAATACCATGCGCTCCCACTGCTATATCACAACGTTGTGAACTTTCGCCCACTGTAAAGCCATAGAAAACTTCTTCACCATAGCCAGGTAGCTCCTGTAACGCTTGCAATAGCCAATACTTGGCCGATTTCGAGGACATTTTCAGCATGGCCAATTTGCCATGCTCCACAGCAATTTGTCTTAGGAAATTTTCTGGCATTGACTGTTCCTCCTCATCGCCTGCTGGCCTTATTATATATTCCTGATATATACGCAGGGGGGAATTTCGTATAGAATTTTCTATTGTCTCTTCATGCTGTAGACTATTATCGCAGGCACTTTTAATTTCGCTAGGTACTTTGGTAGAACTTTCATTTGTACTTGAGGTAAGAGGTTTGGTTTGTGGTAAATTGGTATTGGTATTTATTGAACTGTAGGGTAAAGATGTTGCAGCTGTATTGGTGTTGCCGGTGGAGGTGGATGTAGAAGGCACTGCTTGatattgttgctgctgctgcacaTGGTCAATATGTTCCACTGACTTTTGTTTGGAGAGGCGTCTTTTCTTAAAGGACAACACATGATCCTTATCTTTGCGATCTTTTTGCGACATCTGTTGTtgtagctgctgctgttgttgttgttgtttttgctttaaCAGCTCAAATTCTTTTCGAATTTTCATGGGACATTCACACTTCAGCGATGCCTCATTGAAATGCAAACCATCCGCTTGACACAAGAAAGCGGCCAGTTTGGCAGCATTTGTCCAATTTCTTGCCGAAAGACGTCCCTCTAGTAAATCAGCTTTGGCTTGCATATAGAACAAATTGCGGGCACTCTCTTGTAGAATGAAATGCACCGGCACCCAGAATTTGACACGCAAAGCCAACATTAATTGTATGCCGCTACCACTGCCACCATCGCAAGATAGTCGATTGCGCAAATTGATCCATTGATGGGTGCGAGATTCCTTTTGATTGAGCGTCCAGTGTTCCAGGCCGAAATATTCCATTTCGCATATAATACCCAAAGCCTTGCAGACCtgcaaagaaaaa
The genomic region above belongs to Stomoxys calcitrans chromosome 5, idStoCalc2.1, whole genome shotgun sequence and contains:
- the LOC106082551 gene encoding E3 ubiquitin-protein ligase MYLIP, translated to MWCIVNLPNGTQQAVKWDPKAIGQECLEKVCKALGIICEMEYFGLEHWTLNQKESRTHQWINLRNRLSCDGGSGSGIQLMLALRVKFWVPVHFILQESARNLFYMQAKADLLEGRLSARNWTNAAKLAAFLCQADGLHFNEASLKCECPMKIRKEFELLKQKQQQQQQQLQQQMSQKDRKDKDHVLSFKKRRLSKQKSVEHIDHVQQQQQYQAVPSTSTSTGNTNTAATSLPYSSINTNTNLPQTKPLTSSTNESSTKVPSEIKSACDNSLQHEETIENSIRNSPLRIYQEYIIRPAGDEEEQSMPENFLRQIAVEHGKLAMLKMSSKSAKYWLLQALQELPGYGEEVFYGFTVGESSQRCDIAVGAHGIRVSTVDSDKNIPFSAIAAAKSFKRTFKLEYVDDNNDRREIDIKLPKHCIAEGLYRSITERHAFYVCDKVRGVVTNQFTRDLKGTIASMFKEDTELGKKYIFDIRQTSREVIEEARRILHKRGIVTSMQVREDSEANASEEHDLNSLGLGEVSEDNNDSCSATIMASKLDRMLREKAEREAAIERCVVTRISEAMTCKICMDNAINSMFNPCGHIMACDQCASRCDKCPNCRVKITSVVKIYLPPELRSAPSKSSESIKSPAAATSITLPEASSAVKMTTRV